The following proteins are co-located in the Frigidibacter mobilis genome:
- the kdpC gene encoding potassium-transporting ATPase subunit KdpC — protein sequence MLTHLRPAITLMLGFTLLTGLAYPLAMTGLAQTLFPAAADGSLITQGDRVIGSSLVAQPFAEAAYLHPRPSASDWNAAGTGASNLGPTSALLVATVAERRAAWEAETGAAAPIDAVTASGSGLDPHVSPQTALAQADRVAAARGADPAAVRALIAGRVEGRALWLYGEPRVNVLQANIALDEGFPMPMPRTDDTAAE from the coding sequence ATGCTGACCCATCTTCGCCCCGCCATCACCCTGATGCTTGGCTTCACGCTGCTGACCGGCCTTGCCTACCCGCTTGCGATGACCGGCCTTGCCCAGACGCTGTTCCCCGCTGCAGCCGACGGCAGCCTGATCACGCAGGGCGACAGGGTGATCGGCTCCAGCCTTGTGGCGCAGCCTTTCGCAGAAGCCGCCTATCTTCACCCCCGCCCCTCTGCCAGCGACTGGAACGCAGCCGGCACCGGGGCATCGAACCTGGGGCCAACCTCGGCGCTTCTGGTCGCCACCGTCGCCGAACGCCGCGCCGCGTGGGAGGCGGAGACTGGTGCGGCCGCTCCCATCGATGCCGTCACCGCCTCGGGCTCCGGCCTTGACCCGCATGTCAGCCCGCAAACCGCGCTGGCGCAGGCGGACCGCGTCGCCGCGGCGCGGGGCGCCGACCCCGCCGCCGTGCGCGCGCTGATCGCGGGCCGGGTCGAGGGGCGCGCCCTCTGGCTTTATGGTGAGCCGCGGGTGAATGTGCTGCAGGCGAACATCGCCCTTGATGAAGGCTTTCCGATGCCGATGCCCCGCACAGATGACACCGCAGCCGAATGA
- the kdpB gene encoding potassium-transporting ATPase subunit KdpB, whose product MANPAKIADMSGLYPAAIRQSVIKLDPRQLWHSPVMFVTAIVAVMTTLLCLRDLVSGTAGAGVALHIAFWLWLCVLFANFAEALAEGRGRARADTLRATKSETRVRVLVDADAAPATATEVASTALRADQFVYLAAGDIIPTDGEAVRGIASVNESAITGESAPVIREAGGDRSSVTGGTTIASDWIVMKVTAEPGKSFLDRMIALVEGAERQKTPNEIALNILLVGLTLIFLFVVVTLPAFASYSGTAIPVVVLGALFVTLIPTTIGGLLSAIGIAGMDRLVKANVIAKSGRAVEAAGDVDTLLLDKTGTITFGNRMADALIPAPGVEARRLAEAAALASLADETPEGKSIVEKAREMLGSVPAMPQGATPVAFTAQTRLSGLDLTDGRSFRKGAIDAVIRLTGQTPPGALAAQVDAIARSGGTPLLVAEGTQILGVVHLKDIVKPGVRERFAELRAMGIRTVMITGDNPLTAAAIAAEAGVDDFLAEATPEMKLDLIRREQAGGRLVAMCGDGSNDAPALAQADVGVAMNAGTPAAKEAANLIDLDSDPTKLIEVVMVGKQLLISRGALTTFSIANDVAKYFAVLPAIFVAAYPGLAVLNIMGLASPTSAILSAVIFNALVLIALVPLALRGVAYRPASAAQLLRRNLLVYGLGGLIVPFVGIKAIDLCLVALNLA is encoded by the coding sequence ATGGCAAATCCTGCAAAAATCGCCGACATGTCGGGGCTCTATCCGGCCGCGATCCGGCAAAGCGTTATCAAGCTTGATCCCCGCCAGCTGTGGCACAGCCCGGTGATGTTCGTCACGGCCATCGTGGCGGTGATGACAACGCTTCTTTGCCTGCGCGACCTTGTGTCGGGCACGGCGGGGGCAGGGGTCGCGCTGCACATCGCCTTCTGGCTGTGGCTGTGCGTGCTGTTCGCCAACTTTGCCGAGGCGCTGGCCGAGGGCCGCGGCCGCGCCCGCGCCGACACGCTGCGCGCCACGAAATCGGAAACCCGGGTGCGGGTGCTGGTCGATGCTGACGCGGCACCGGCCACGGCGACCGAGGTCGCCTCCACTGCCCTGCGCGCGGACCAGTTCGTCTATCTGGCGGCAGGCGACATCATCCCGACCGACGGCGAAGCGGTGCGCGGCATCGCCTCGGTCAACGAAAGCGCCATCACCGGGGAATCCGCCCCGGTGATCCGCGAGGCGGGGGGCGACCGATCCTCCGTCACCGGCGGTACAACCATCGCGTCGGACTGGATCGTGATGAAGGTCACGGCAGAGCCGGGCAAGAGCTTCCTTGACCGCATGATCGCACTGGTCGAAGGCGCCGAGCGGCAGAAGACCCCGAACGAGATCGCGCTGAACATCCTGCTGGTCGGGCTGACGCTGATCTTCCTGTTCGTGGTCGTCACGCTGCCCGCCTTTGCCAGCTATTCTGGCACCGCCATTCCGGTGGTCGTGCTGGGGGCGCTGTTCGTCACGCTGATCCCCACCACCATCGGCGGGTTGCTGTCGGCCATAGGCATCGCCGGGATGGACCGGCTGGTGAAGGCCAATGTCATCGCCAAATCGGGCCGCGCGGTCGAGGCGGCGGGGGATGTGGACACGCTGCTGCTGGACAAGACCGGCACCATCACCTTCGGCAACCGGATGGCCGATGCGCTGATCCCGGCGCCGGGTGTGGAGGCGCGGCGCCTCGCCGAGGCGGCGGCACTGGCTTCCCTTGCCGACGAGACGCCCGAGGGGAAATCCATCGTCGAAAAGGCCCGCGAGATGCTGGGCAGCGTTCCTGCGATGCCCCAGGGCGCGACGCCGGTCGCCTTCACCGCGCAAACCCGGCTTTCGGGGCTGGATCTGACCGACGGGCGCAGCTTCCGCAAGGGTGCTATCGACGCGGTGATCCGGCTGACGGGGCAGACCCCGCCCGGCGCGCTGGCGGCGCAGGTGGATGCCATTGCCCGGTCCGGCGGCACGCCGCTGCTGGTGGCCGAGGGCACGCAGATCCTGGGCGTGGTGCACTTGAAGGACATCGTTAAACCCGGCGTGCGCGAGCGCTTTGCCGAACTGCGCGCCATGGGCATCCGCACCGTGATGATCACCGGCGACAACCCCCTGACCGCCGCCGCCATTGCCGCCGAGGCGGGGGTGGATGATTTCCTCGCTGAAGCCACGCCCGAGATGAAGCTGGACCTGATCCGCCGCGAACAGGCGGGTGGGCGGCTGGTCGCGATGTGCGGCGACGGGTCCAACGACGCACCCGCGCTGGCGCAGGCCGATGTGGGGGTGGCGATGAACGCCGGCACTCCGGCGGCGAAAGAGGCCGCGAACCTGATCGACCTCGACAGCGACCCGACCAAGCTGATCGAGGTGGTGATGGTGGGCAAACAGCTGCTGATCAGCCGCGGCGCGCTGACCACCTTCAGCATCGCCAATGACGTGGCGAAATATTTCGCGGTGTTGCCCGCGATCTTTGTCGCGGCCTATCCGGGGCTGGCGGTGCTGAACATCATGGGGCTGGCCTCGCCCACCTCTGCCATCCTGTCGGCGGTGATCTTCAACGCGCTGGTGCTGATCGCGCTGGTGCCGCTGGCCCTGCGCGGGGTCGCCTATCGCCCCGCCAGCGCCGCCCAATTGCTGCGCCGCAACCTGCTTGTCTACGGGCTGGGCGGGCTGATCGTGCCCTTCGTCGGGATCAAGGCCATCGACCTGTGCCTTGTCGCCCTGAACCTGGCCTGA
- the kdpA gene encoding potassium-transporting ATPase subunit KdpA — translation MTMLAYALYFAGLIGAAVALAAWMARVYSGIPALAGIERRLLRGAGINPGRDMAWGAYALAVLAFNLAGFALLYALLRLQGALPLNPDGIGGMAPDLAFNTAISFVTNTNWQAYSGEAQLSYLSQMAGLTVQNFVSAGTGMAVAVAVIRGFTAPKGTTLGNFWVDITRSVLWVLLPLSVVLALFLAWQGVPQTLQGAVTVTGMEGAEQIIARGPAAAQIAIKQLGTNGGGFFGVNSAHPFENPTIASNLAQSLSILLIPVAFCFLFGRMSGDRRQGWAIFAAMAVMFVAGLAVIHWAEVAGNPLLGQGANMEGKEQRFGAMLSALWATSTTAASNGSVNAMHDSFMPLSGLVMLVFMQIGEVIFGGVGAGLYGMLLYVVLAVFLAGLMVGRTPEYLGRKVEAREVTLAVLAFLSMPLGILVGGAVAATVPQALAAVQDAGPHGLSEILYAYSSATGNNGSAFGGFGAALPWHTTALGLIMLLGRYAIIIPLLAIAGSMIRKTRAPVTAGTFPTHGLLFVTLLVLTVLILGALTFFPVLALGPIAEETARVAGQTF, via the coding sequence ATGACCATGCTTGCTTATGCACTCTATTTTGCCGGGCTCATCGGCGCGGCCGTGGCGCTCGCCGCCTGGATGGCCCGTGTCTATTCCGGGATACCGGCGCTTGCGGGCATCGAGCGGCGATTGTTGCGCGGTGCTGGTATCAATCCCGGCCGCGACATGGCGTGGGGAGCCTATGCCTTGGCAGTGCTGGCATTCAACCTTGCTGGCTTTGCGCTGCTCTATGCGCTGCTGCGGCTGCAGGGTGCGCTGCCGCTGAACCCAGATGGCATCGGCGGCATGGCCCCGGATCTGGCCTTCAACACCGCCATCAGCTTCGTGACCAACACCAACTGGCAGGCCTATTCGGGCGAGGCGCAGCTGTCCTACCTGTCGCAGATGGCCGGGCTGACGGTGCAGAACTTTGTCAGCGCGGGCACCGGGATGGCGGTGGCGGTCGCGGTGATCCGCGGTTTCACTGCGCCCAAGGGCACGACGCTTGGCAACTTCTGGGTAGACATTACGCGCTCGGTGCTGTGGGTCTTGCTGCCGCTGTCAGTGGTTTTGGCGCTGTTTCTGGCGTGGCAAGGCGTGCCCCAGACCCTGCAGGGGGCGGTTACCGTCACGGGGATGGAAGGGGCGGAGCAGATCATCGCCCGCGGCCCCGCAGCGGCACAGATCGCCATCAAGCAGCTTGGCACCAATGGCGGCGGGTTCTTCGGCGTCAACTCGGCCCATCCGTTCGAGAACCCGACGATTGCCTCGAACCTGGCGCAAAGCCTGTCGATCCTGCTGATCCCGGTCGCCTTTTGCTTCCTCTTCGGCCGCATGTCCGGGGATCGCCGGCAGGGATGGGCGATCTTTGCCGCAATGGCAGTGATGTTCGTGGCAGGCCTCGCGGTCATCCATTGGGCCGAGGTCGCCGGCAATCCGCTGCTGGGGCAGGGTGCCAACATGGAGGGCAAGGAACAGCGGTTCGGGGCGATGCTGTCCGCGCTTTGGGCGACTTCCACCACGGCCGCGTCGAACGGGTCGGTCAACGCCATGCATGACAGCTTCATGCCGCTGTCTGGCCTAGTGATGCTGGTCTTCATGCAGATCGGTGAGGTGATCTTTGGCGGCGTCGGTGCAGGGCTTTACGGCATGCTGCTCTATGTCGTGCTGGCGGTGTTCCTGGCCGGGCTGATGGTGGGGCGCACGCCGGAATACCTTGGCCGCAAGGTCGAGGCGCGCGAGGTGACGCTGGCGGTGCTGGCCTTCCTGTCGATGCCGCTTGGCATTCTGGTGGGCGGCGCGGTGGCGGCAACCGTCCCGCAGGCACTGGCGGCGGTGCAGGACGCGGGCCCGCATGGGTTGAGCGAGATCCTCTACGCCTACTCCTCCGCCACGGGCAACAACGGCTCGGCCTTCGGCGGCTTTGGTGCGGCGCTGCCCTGGCACACCACCGCGCTTGGGCTGATCATGCTGCTGGGGCGCTATGCGATCATCATCCCGCTGCTGGCCATTGCCGGCTCGATGATCCGCAAGACCCGCGCCCCCGTGACCGCCGGCACCTTCCCGACCCACGGCCTGCTGTTCGTGACCCTGCTGGTGCTGACCGTGCTGATCCTTGGCGCGCTCACCTTCTTTCCCGTCCTCGCCCTTGGCCCCATCGCGGAAGAAACCGCGCGGGTGGCCGGGCAGACTTTCTGA
- the kdpF gene encoding K(+)-transporting ATPase subunit F, whose translation MPLFDLIVGAAVALGLFLYLGAALLRPGRF comes from the coding sequence ATGCCCCTGTTTGACCTGATCGTCGGGGCGGCGGTGGCCTTAGGCCTGTTCCTCTATCTCGGCGCGGCACTGCTGCGGCCGGGCCGGTTCTGA
- a CDS encoding DUF1989 domain-containing protein, which produces MMTDLHVVPARRGRAVRLAKGQAIQIINTHGQQVVDTWCFNADDMSEFMSMEHLHATLQGIFPATGDGLTTNRRRPILILEEDTSPGRHDTVIAACDVHRYAALGCTQYHDNCTDNLRAALGHLDLRTADCPAPLNLWMNIPVSPDGKITWGEPLSKPGDHVTLRAALDCIVVMSTCPQDMIPINGAACTPTEVHYRLIA; this is translated from the coding sequence ATGATGACAGACCTTCACGTTGTCCCCGCTCGACGTGGCCGGGCAGTACGGTTGGCCAAGGGCCAGGCGATCCAGATCATCAACACGCATGGTCAGCAGGTTGTCGATACGTGGTGCTTCAATGCCGATGACATGTCAGAGTTCATGTCGATGGAGCACCTGCATGCCACGCTTCAGGGGATCTTTCCCGCCACGGGTGACGGGCTCACGACAAACCGGCGTCGGCCCATCCTGATCCTGGAAGAAGACACCTCACCTGGGCGCCATGATACGGTGATCGCCGCCTGCGACGTGCACCGCTATGCCGCGCTGGGCTGCACGCAGTACCATGACAACTGCACCGACAACCTCCGGGCCGCGCTGGGGCACCTCGATCTGCGGACGGCGGACTGTCCGGCCCCCCTGAACCTGTGGATGAACATCCCGGTCAGCCCTGACGGGAAGATCACGTGGGGAGAGCCGCTCAGCAAGCCCGGGGACCATGTGACACTGCGCGCGGCCCTCGATTGCATCGTGGTCATGTCCACATGCCCTCAGGACATGATCCCGATCAACGGCGCCGCCTGCACACCGACCGAGGTTCATTACCGTCTGATTGCCTGA
- a CDS encoding DUF3489 domain-containing protein — MLIKMLQAPTGVTMEEIVAATGWQAHSARGAMSGALGKTLGLVVTSAKEADRGRVYRIE; from the coding sequence TTGCTGATCAAGATGCTGCAGGCCCCCACCGGCGTGACGATGGAAGAGATCGTCGCGGCGACGGGGTGGCAGGCGCACAGCGCCCGGGGCGCAATGTCGGGGGCGCTGGGAAAGACGCTGGGGCTGGTCGTGACCTCGGCGAAGGAGGCGGACAGGGGCCGGGTGTACCGGATCGAGTAG
- a CDS encoding DUF3489 domain-containing protein: MTNLTETQSIILAAGAKRPANIALPLPKGLAGAAAKMTVTRMIDQGLLHEVDADPRCGEPLWRETGDGRGTTLMVTEAGLLAIGIEPVVVQTMVAVRRRQVETPAQKQPAQRAGTKQAILIAMLQKPEGATIAELAAATGWQAHTVRGAMSGVLKKKLGLPISAKKVEGSGTVYKLPG; the protein is encoded by the coding sequence ATGACCAATCTTACCGAAACCCAGTCCATCATTCTCGCGGCCGGCGCCAAGCGCCCCGCCAACATCGCCCTGCCGCTGCCGAAGGGGCTGGCGGGCGCGGCTGCGAAGATGACGGTCACCAGGATGATCGATCAAGGGTTGCTGCATGAGGTCGATGCGGACCCGCGCTGTGGCGAGCCCCTCTGGCGGGAGACGGGCGATGGGCGCGGCACGACGCTGATGGTCACCGAGGCGGGCTTACTGGCCATAGGGATCGAGCCAGTGGTGGTGCAGACGATGGTCGCCGTTCGCAGACGTCAGGTGGAGACGCCGGCGCAGAAGCAGCCTGCCCAGCGCGCCGGGACAAAGCAGGCGATACTGATAGCGATGCTTCAGAAGCCCGAGGGCGCCACCATCGCCGAGCTTGCCGCAGCGACCGGCTGGCAGGCCCACACCGTGCGTGGCGCGATGTCTGGAGTGTTGAAGAAGAAGCTGGGCCTTCCGATTAGCGCCAAGAAGGTCGAGGGCAGCGGGACAGTCTACAAGCTGCCCGGCTGA
- a CDS encoding DUF6900 domain-containing protein, with protein sequence MTRATETLPAMPEALVLGIAKRHFFVETLETRNSDGLDFHEVAVWALRAALHEAYAAGFAAAKR encoded by the coding sequence ATGACGCGAGCGACCGAAACCCTGCCCGCAATGCCCGAGGCGCTGGTCCTCGGCATTGCGAAGAGGCACTTCTTTGTCGAGACGCTGGAAACCCGGAACAGTGACGGGCTGGATTTCCACGAAGTCGCGGTCTGGGCGCTGCGCGCTGCGCTGCATGAGGCCTATGCCGCCGGATTTGCTGCTGCCAAGCGCTGA
- a CDS encoding heavy-metal-associated domain-containing protein — MIELTLPGMTCGGCARGVTAAIKAVDPTAEVVTDVAARKVRVTTKADTETVKDAVKNAGYLPA; from the coding sequence ATGATCGAACTGACCCTGCCCGGCATGACCTGCGGCGGCTGCGCACGGGGCGTCACCGCTGCCATCAAGGCAGTCGACCCGACCGCCGAAGTCGTCACTGACGTGGCCGCGCGCAAGGTGCGGGTCACCACCAAGGCCGATACCGAGACGGTGAAGGACGCCGTCAAGAATGCGGGCTATTTGCCTGCATGA
- a CDS encoding glutaredoxin family protein, which yields MSHNHIELFTTPTCPDCVILKRWLEAQGLVYIERDLRNPGIAEEARRRTGLRIAPITIIDGKALWGPAADQIARLRPLIGVAHAD from the coding sequence ATGTCGCACAACCACATTGAACTCTTCACGACGCCGACGTGCCCAGACTGCGTAATCCTCAAGCGATGGCTGGAGGCGCAGGGACTGGTTTATATCGAGCGGGACCTTCGCAACCCGGGGATCGCCGAAGAGGCCCGCCGCCGAACTGGCCTGCGTATTGCCCCGATCACGATCATTGACGGGAAGGCGCTGTGGGGGCCAGCGGCAGACCAGATCGCCCGTCTGCGGCCGCTGATCGGCGTCGCCCACGCGGATTGA
- the cueR gene encoding Cu(I)-responsive transcriptional regulator — protein MNIGDVAKATGISAKMIRYYEDTGLIRAALRTYSGYRVYTENDIQTLRFVRRARDLGFTVKQINDLLTLWRDRDRASADVKQIAMGHVAELEKKMRELKEMTGTLRHLASNCQGDNRPDCPILMSLGNAAPDAPAPPLRDRKKTRGFERV, from the coding sequence ATGAACATCGGTGACGTTGCCAAGGCCACGGGTATTTCGGCCAAGATGATCCGCTATTACGAAGACACCGGTCTGATCCGCGCCGCCTTGCGCACCTATTCGGGCTATCGTGTCTATACCGAGAATGACATCCAGACGCTGCGCTTTGTCCGTCGTGCCCGCGATCTGGGCTTCACCGTCAAGCAGATCAACGACCTGCTGACCCTGTGGCGTGATCGCGACCGCGCCAGCGCCGATGTAAAGCAGATCGCGATGGGCCACGTCGCAGAACTTGAGAAGAAGATGAGGGAACTGAAGGAGATGACGGGAACCCTGCGTCACTTGGCATCAAACTGTCAGGGCGACAACAGGCCGGATTGCCCGATCCTGATGTCACTCGGCAATGCCGCCCCGGATGCTCCTGCCCCCCCGCTGCGTGACCGCAAGAAGACCCGCGGTTTCGAGCGGGTGTGA
- a CDS encoding cytochrome D1 domain-containing protein: protein MSPSLSTLTPSMALVHHPRRILPGIALLVLLSLPALGMAETAAGTDFVFTADERGNTVSRVDLSAGTVMKVAVGVAPHNIQIGADGRRLLVVGAPADAAHGEGHGHAGGSGRLLIMDPLALEEAATEIEVGDHPAHVVTDQEGRRAFVTNAGDDTLSVVDLQAGIVVATVPTGDYPHGLRLSPNGQHLLVANVQDGTVSLIDAHTLGEVSRIAVGSAPVQVAFLPDGSRAYVSLRDDDAVAVIDMTSLKVIDRIPVGDAPIQLYVTPDGTKIFVANQGTDTKPSDEVSVIAVTSGSAIATVTVGMGAHGVAISTDGTMAFVTNSNDGSMSTIDTETHQVLATHAVGFGPNGVTYLKQ, encoded by the coding sequence ATGTCGCCATCCCTTTCGACCCTGACTCCCTCCATGGCGCTGGTGCATCATCCACGTCGGATCCTGCCAGGCATCGCGCTGCTCGTCCTCCTGTCCCTTCCCGCCCTGGGTATGGCTGAGACCGCTGCAGGAACCGACTTTGTCTTCACGGCAGACGAACGCGGCAATACGGTCAGCCGGGTCGATCTATCAGCGGGAACCGTCATGAAGGTGGCTGTCGGAGTCGCCCCGCACAACATTCAGATCGGTGCAGATGGGCGACGCCTGCTGGTCGTCGGCGCGCCTGCCGATGCGGCTCATGGCGAAGGCCATGGCCATGCTGGCGGCAGCGGACGATTGCTGATCATGGACCCTCTTGCCCTCGAAGAAGCCGCAACTGAGATCGAGGTCGGTGACCACCCCGCACATGTGGTGACAGATCAGGAAGGGCGCCGGGCCTTTGTGACCAATGCCGGGGATGACACGCTGTCAGTTGTCGATCTGCAGGCAGGTATCGTAGTCGCGACCGTCCCGACCGGTGACTATCCACACGGGCTGCGGCTGTCCCCGAACGGACAGCACCTGCTGGTGGCGAATGTCCAGGATGGCACCGTCTCGCTCATAGACGCCCATACGCTTGGCGAGGTCAGCCGCATCGCTGTCGGATCAGCCCCGGTTCAGGTTGCCTTCCTTCCCGACGGCAGCCGTGCCTATGTCTCGCTGCGAGATGACGACGCAGTGGCAGTGATCGATATGACGTCTTTGAAAGTCATTGACCGCATCCCGGTGGGCGATGCGCCAATCCAGCTTTATGTGACGCCGGACGGAACCAAGATTTTTGTGGCCAATCAGGGAACGGACACCAAGCCAAGTGACGAGGTGTCGGTAATCGCGGTGACCAGTGGTTCCGCTATCGCCACCGTGACGGTGGGCATGGGTGCCCACGGCGTCGCAATCAGTACCGATGGCACAATGGCATTCGTGACAAATTCAAATGATGGAAGCATGTCCACGATCGACACGGAAACGCACCAAGTCTTGGCAACGCATGCTGTGGGGTTTGGCCCGAATGGGGTCACCTACCTCAAGCAGTAA
- a CDS encoding DUF411 domain-containing protein translates to MENLMTMNTLPRRAVLIGATALLAASPLRSLAQGAEPAIHVLKDPSCGCCSAWIEILETDGFAVTTEPSAGTLLMRYKSDNGVPTKMASCHTARVDGYMVEGHVPPADIRRLIEERPDAIGLAVPGMPFGSPGMGAETERDAYDVFLINRDGSTTVFSHHAAA, encoded by the coding sequence ATGGAAAACCTGATGACAATGAACACTCTGCCTCGACGCGCGGTCCTGATCGGCGCAACGGCTCTATTGGCAGCATCGCCATTGCGCTCCTTGGCACAAGGTGCCGAACCGGCGATCCACGTCTTGAAAGACCCCAGTTGCGGCTGCTGTTCCGCCTGGATCGAGATTCTCGAAACCGATGGCTTCGCGGTCACGACCGAGCCAAGCGCAGGTACCCTGCTCATGCGCTACAAGTCCGATAACGGTGTCCCCACGAAGATGGCCTCGTGCCATACGGCGCGGGTCGATGGATATATGGTCGAAGGCCACGTTCCCCCGGCCGACATTCGTCGTCTGATCGAGGAACGCCCCGACGCCATCGGCCTTGCTGTGCCCGGTATGCCGTTCGGATCGCCTGGAATGGGCGCGGAAACCGAGCGTGATGCCTACGACGTGTTCTTGATCAACCGGGACGGCAGCACGACGGTCTTTAGCCACCATGCTGCCGCATGA